One Bos javanicus breed banteng chromosome 9, ARS-OSU_banteng_1.0, whole genome shotgun sequence DNA window includes the following coding sequences:
- the HS3ST5 gene encoding heparan sulfate glucosamine 3-O-sulfotransferase 5, translated as MLFKQQAWLRQKLLVLGSLAVGSLLYLVARVGSLDRLQPICPIEGRFGARGQAELPLRALQFKRGLLHEFRKGNSSKEQVHLHDLVQQLPKAIIIGVRKGGTRALLEMLNLHPAVVKASQEIHFFDNDENYAKGIEWYRKKMPFSYPQQITIEKSPAYFITEEVPERIYKMNSSIKLLIIVREPTTRAISDYTQVLEGKERKNKTYYKFEKLAIDPNTCEVNTKYKAVRTSIYTKHLERWLKYFPIEQFHIVDGDRLITEPLPELQLVEKFLNLPPRISQYNLYFNATRGFYCLRFNIIFNKCLAGSKGRIHPEVDPSVITKLRKFFHPFNQKFYQITGRTLNWP; from the exons ATGCTATTCAAACAGCAGGCGTGGCTGAGACAGAAGCTCCTGGTGCTGGGAAGCCTTGCCGTTGGAAGTCTCCTGTATCTAGTCGCCAGAGTTGGGAGCTTGGATAG GCTACAACCCATCTGCCCCATCGAAGGCCGATTCGGAGCCCGTGGTCAGGCTGAATTACCCCTGCGCGCCCTGCAGTTTAAGCGTGGCCTGCTGCACGAGTTCCGGAAGGGCaactcttccaaggagcaggtacACCTTCATGACCTGGTCCAGCAACTTCCCAAGGCCATTATCATTGGAGTGAGGAAAGGAGGCACCAGGGCCCTGCTTGAGATGCTGAACCTCCATCCAGCAGTGGTCAAAGCCTCTCAAGAAATCCACTTTTTTGACAATGATGAGAATTATGCCAAGGGCATTGAGTGGTATAGGAAAAAGATGCCTTTTTCCTACCCTCAGCAAATCACAATTGAAAAGAGTCCAGCATATTTTATCACAGAGGAGGTTCCGGAAAGGATTTACAAAATGAACTCATCCATCAAGTTGTTGATCATTGTCAGGGAGCCAACCACAAGAGCTATTTCTGATTACACTCAGGTGctagaggggaaggagaggaagaataAAACATATTACAAGTTTGAGAAGCTGGCCATAGACCCTAATACCTGCGAAGTAAACACGAAATACAAGGCAGTAAGAACCAGCATCTACACCAAACATCTGGAAAGGTGGTTGAAGTACTTTCCAATTGAGCAATTCCATATTGTTGATGGAGATCGCCTCATCACGGAACCCCTACCAGAACTTCAACTCGTGGAGAAGTTCCTAAATCTTCCCCCAAGGATAAGTCAATACAATTTGTATTTCAATGCTACCAGAGGGTTTTACTGCTTGCGATTTAACATTATCTTTAACAAGTGCCTGGCGGGCAGCAAGGGGCGCATTCATCCCGAGGTGGACCCCTCTGTCATTACCAAATTGCGCAAATTCTTTCACCCTTTCAATCAAAAATTTTACCAGATCACTGGGAGGACATTGAACTGGCCCTAA